Proteins encoded together in one Actinomycetota bacterium window:
- a CDS encoding proton-conducting transporter membrane subunit gives MAGVISVIPVLVVVVSFFSAVIILSFGNRSEKLREWTAVFATLFAFSLSFLMLPGSLKGIIYKCYILHMTPRIWLHFRVDGLSIVFALTAALLWVLATVFSLGYMKGEHALTRYYGFLILCLTWTMGIGFAGNLLTLFIFYELLSVSSYPVIAHEETPEALAAGKKYIIYVLVGGTFILLGIVLTFYLANSQTLTKTGILSIKHGYNTLIILFTSFVVGFGVKAAIMPLHGWVPDAHPAAPAPASALLSGVLVCAGCYGIMRVIYNVFGTQLLKQLGFGTILAYVAAATIIIASIIALDQDNLKRRLAYSTIGQMSYIILGTILLTPSSAIGGMVHIANHGLMKATLFLCSGVIIKGVKKRNISEMRGIGYVLPITMACFAVASLGMMGCPPLAGFISKWMLCVGGFEAGKPIFVVVLLISSLLCAAYLLPVVYTAFFGKTKEEIEALKEAHARGEETHLEERRIQLETQSVSWTMLVPIMVGTMCVVLLGFGSMIHWLALPLSRVAVRLLLK, from the coding sequence ATGGCCGGGGTAATTTCGGTTATCCCTGTTCTCGTTGTAGTGGTCTCTTTCTTTTCCGCAGTTATTATCCTTTCTTTCGGAAATAGATCGGAAAAGCTCAGGGAGTGGACTGCCGTCTTCGCCACTTTATTCGCTTTCTCTCTTTCTTTTTTGATGCTCCCTGGTTCTCTAAAGGGAATTATTTACAAATGTTACATCCTACACATGACACCTCGCATCTGGCTTCATTTCCGAGTCGATGGACTTAGCATAGTATTCGCTCTCACCGCGGCTTTGCTTTGGGTTTTAGCCACGGTTTTTTCCTTGGGATACATGAAAGGCGAACATGCACTCACAAGGTATTATGGCTTCTTGATACTCTGTCTGACCTGGACCATGGGTATTGGCTTTGCGGGTAATCTGCTCACGCTCTTCATATTCTATGAATTGCTCTCAGTCAGCTCTTATCCGGTGATCGCCCACGAAGAAACCCCCGAAGCATTGGCAGCGGGTAAAAAATATATAATTTATGTGCTGGTCGGCGGAACCTTTATATTATTGGGAATTGTTTTGACCTTTTATTTAGCCAACTCTCAGACTCTCACTAAAACTGGAATACTCTCCATAAAGCATGGTTATAATACGCTGATAATCTTATTTACCTCTTTTGTGGTAGGTTTCGGAGTGAAAGCCGCTATTATGCCCCTCCACGGATGGGTCCCCGACGCCCACCCCGCCGCTCCCGCGCCCGCATCGGCATTACTTTCCGGTGTCTTGGTTTGCGCTGGTTGCTATGGAATCATGCGTGTAATTTACAATGTCTTTGGCACTCAACTTTTGAAGCAATTGGGATTTGGGACGATTCTCGCCTATGTCGCTGCGGCCACGATAATCATTGCCTCCATCATCGCTTTAGATCAAGATAATCTCAAACGTAGACTCGCTTATTCCACAATAGGTCAGATGTCTTATATCATTTTGGGAACCATTCTCTTGACACCAAGCAGTGCCATAGGGGGCATGGTCCACATCGCCAATCATGGCCTCATGAAGGCGACTTTATTCCTGTGTTCTGGAGTGATCATAAAAGGGGTTAAAAAAAGGAATATAAGTGAAATGCGGGGTATCGGTTACGTGCTTCCCATAACCATGGCCTGCTTCGCCGTAGCATCCCTGGGTATGATGGGGTGTCCGCCATTGGCGGGATTTATAAGTAAGTGGATGCTTTGTGTGGGAGGATTTGAGGCGGGAAAACCCATTTTCGTTGTGGTGTTACTCATCAGTTCTCTTCTCTGCGCAGCCTATTTGCTACCCGTAGTTTATACAGCCTTTTTCGGCAAAACAAAGGAGGAAATTGAGGCTCTTAAAGAAGCTCATGCCAGGGGGGAAGAAACCCACTTGGAGGAGCGAAGGATTCAACTCGAGACTCAAAGCGTCTCTTGGACGATGCTCGTACCCATCATGGTTGGAACGATGTGTGTCGTGCTTCTCGGCTTTGGATCCATGATACACTGGCTGGCTTTGCCCTTATCCAGGGTTGCTGTAAGGCTTCTTTTAAAGTAA
- a CDS encoding monovalent cation/H+ antiporter subunit D family protein: protein MEIASWRPLLAPTVSMLCALLIFLTGANTFLRRFWSLGAATIKFIIVLSLLPAALRGVIFYTKLLPFAHGVTVYFRVDPMGLFFALVTSTLWIVTTVYAIGYMEPEHAKVRFFGFFALCVSTTVGIAFSGNLFTLFIFYEMLTIATYPLVIHEETPEAMKAGRKYLVYTLTAGAFLLLSIVMTFYLAGTTELSKNGILSLEKHGKILYLLFATFIVGFGVKAAIMPLHSWLPTAMVAPTPVSALLHAVAVVKAGVFGVLRVIYNVFGVALVSQMGVGLVLAWVAVVTIICGSILALLQDNLKRRLAYSTVSQLSYIILGASLAPFHAPSAALASIIHIAHQGFQKITLFFVAGAIERKTGKRNISEMEGIGHKMPITMATFSIASLGFIGIPLLAGFISKWYMCLGSLEAGGPIFVVVMLVSALLNAAYWLPIIYIAYFRNPPDGDIRMDEAHWLLLYPCIICAIYVIALGTLSMVPGMPVSLAETAVGIFLR from the coding sequence ATGGAAATCGCTTCTTGGAGACCACTTTTAGCTCCAACGGTGTCGATGTTATGTGCCCTTTTAATCTTTTTAACGGGTGCAAATACTTTCTTAAGAAGATTCTGGAGTTTGGGCGCCGCGACAATAAAATTTATCATTGTATTATCCCTGCTGCCAGCGGCTTTGAGAGGGGTGATCTTTTATACAAAACTTTTACCCTTCGCTCATGGGGTAACCGTTTATTTCAGAGTCGATCCCATGGGTTTGTTCTTCGCCTTGGTAACTTCCACATTATGGATAGTTACCACGGTCTACGCCATCGGCTATATGGAACCAGAACATGCCAAGGTGAGATTCTTCGGTTTTTTTGCTCTATGTGTCTCAACCACCGTTGGAATAGCCTTCTCTGGGAATCTTTTCACCCTGTTCATTTTCTATGAAATGCTCACCATAGCCACTTATCCTCTGGTAATTCACGAGGAGACCCCTGAAGCCATGAAAGCTGGTAGAAAGTATCTCGTATATACTCTTACGGCGGGAGCCTTCCTCTTGCTTTCCATCGTCATGACCTTTTATCTTGCGGGTACCACCGAACTCAGCAAAAATGGAATACTGTCGCTAGAGAAGCACGGAAAAATCTTGTATCTCCTGTTTGCTACCTTCATCGTGGGTTTCGGGGTGAAAGCCGCAATCATGCCCCTCCATAGTTGGTTGCCAACGGCGATGGTAGCTCCAACCCCCGTCAGCGCTTTGCTTCATGCAGTCGCCGTTGTTAAAGCTGGTGTATTTGGAGTCTTGCGCGTTATCTACAATGTCTTTGGAGTTGCTCTTGTGAGTCAAATGGGTGTGGGTCTCGTTCTCGCCTGGGTGGCTGTGGTGACCATCATTTGTGGATCGATACTCGCCCTCTTACAGGATAATCTCAAACGCAGGCTGGCGTATTCAACGGTGAGTCAATTGTCGTATATCATTCTTGGAGCATCCCTTGCTCCATTTCACGCTCCCTCCGCAGCTCTTGCGAGCATAATTCACATTGCCCATCAGGGTTTTCAGAAGATAACTTTGTTCTTCGTGGCCGGTGCCATCGAGAGAAAAACGGGCAAGAGGAATATAAGTGAAATGGAGGGAATTGGTCATAAAATGCCCATAACCATGGCCACCTTTTCCATTGCTTCTCTGGGTTTCATAGGCATTCCACTCTTGGCTGGATTCATAAGTAAGTGGTATATGTGCCTTGGATCACTTGAAGCCGGGGGGCCAATCTTCGTGGTCGTCATGCTCGTAAGCGCTTTACTAAATGCTGCCTATTGGTTACCCATAATCTATATAGCCTATTTCAGAAATCCTCCCGATGGAGATATAAGGATGGATGAAGCTCATTGGCTCTTGCTTTATCCTTGCATCATATGTGCCATCTATGTGATTGCCCTGGGGACATTGTCCATGGTTCCAGGTATGCCAGTCTCCTTGGCGGAAACGGCTGTTGGGATTTTTCTTAGGTAA